The genome window TTATCCTATTGTAGCTGATAAgacaacattttatgataagaaacttaatctttacatacaaccttctcagtttaccttaCTAATTGGTCCATAGAAAATAAGACTAtgaaacatagctcattgattatttattcacatttcacattcaccagggtgtcttctgctgtggtgaataaagttttattttttattaaaagttttgccaccttattcacatttgtagggccattctccagtgtgagttcttctatggTGAATAAGGCctattttattgctaaaagctttcctacattctttacatttgcagggattctctccagtgtgaattctgctGTGGAAAATAAGGGGttatatttgagtaaaaactttgtcacatactttgcttttgtgaggcttctctccactgtgagttctgctgtggcataTAAGGCgtgattttcgactgaaagctCCACCACATTCTTTACACTTgtacggcttctctccagtgtgacttctgctgtggtgaataaggtgtgatttttgactgaaagctttgccacattctttacatttgtagggcttctgtCCAGTGTGAGTTCctctgtggcgaataaggtgtgattttcgactgaaagctttgccacattctttacacttgtagggcttctctccagtgtgagttcttatATGACAAATAAGGGAttctttttgactgaaagctctgccacattctttacaattgtagggcttctcaccagtgtgagttctgctgtggtaactAAGGCCTAACTTTTGACTGAgagctttgccacattccttacatttgtagggcttctctccagtgtgagttcctctgtggcaaataaggtgtgatttttgactgaaagctttgccacaatcttcacatttgtagggcttctctccagtataaattttCTGGTGGTGAACAAagcctgattttttatatgatttctggtgttcactctcacttgtagttttccatattttgttttgttgtaaatagtcaagatcacaacttctgtATTTCCCACTTATCtctttgtgaaatatatgttttatgcccTTCTCTGGTGAACATTCTTGGGGATTATGagaagtcatggctgaaataaacaaaaaataaaaaaaaaaaaacaatagctaCTAGacagggataaatatattttgcatgcataacatgaaataaaggtaaaatacatacatcaggagtgtagcagattagtaagtaCAAGTCATCATAAATCAAAAAACTTATCAGTTCAATAAATATGTACAGacaaaattaccttgagaatattaccCAAATTCTTGTAGAaaccacagtatccaagaggagtatATTATTAAGAAGAGAAATATAATAAAGTGAAGGTAAGTATGTTACTTTTGACACCCACAGCCTTTTATCCTCCATAAGATAGcattgtgtatttaggaaatatctaccagctaccttcactctcagtagaataagagaaatgtaaatcatatACAAACATTTGTGGCTTTTTCAAAGAGTGTCCAAAAATTGGTTTTGGTCTAAAATGACATACAGACATGAAAATAGCTAGtatattttgagtgataatactaCAAATATTCAACAATGGTAAAGAGGctatggactcttaaaaagaaatatgaacaaaataatttactaagaaatatacacatatgtgtttataaaattttccataaaaacattttaaaagactatagaAACCTTCAATAGCCTATGGCCATAATACTTGAATGAAGTCAACACATACCAATCAAGTATAATAaactgatttttatattgttaaattcGTGTGATatgatgatttctt of Marmota flaviventris isolate mMarFla1 chromosome 12, mMarFla1.hap1, whole genome shotgun sequence contains these proteins:
- the LOC139707885 gene encoding LOW QUALITY PROTEIN: zinc finger protein 300-like (The sequence of the model RefSeq protein was modified relative to this genomic sequence to represent the inferred CDS: substituted 1 base at 1 genomic stop codon); this translates as MTSHNPQECSPEKGIKHIFHKEISGKYRSCDLDYLQQNKIWKTTSESEHQKSYKKSGFVHHQKIYTGEKPYKCEDCGKAFSQKSHLICHRGTHTGEKPYKCKECGKALSQKLGLSYHSRTHTGEKPYNCKECGRAFSQKESLICHIRTHTGEKPYKCKECGKAFSRKSHLIRHRGTHTGQKPYKCKECGKAFSQKSHLIHHSRSHTGEKPYKCKECGGAFSRKSRLICHSRTHSGEKPHKSKVCDKVFTQIXPLIFHSRIHTGENPCKCKECRKAFSNKIGLIHHRRTHTGEWPYKCE